Proteins encoded in a region of the Anopheles ziemanni chromosome 2, idAnoZiCoDA_A2_x.2, whole genome shotgun sequence genome:
- the LOC131294813 gene encoding probable serine/threonine-protein kinase DDB_G0288147, with product MLQSSLGQAQRFKKRERTQNWAYEEKHFLLELCRKDMHIIENKRLDSALTTLKNRAWKIIHQQFAIAFGTDRNCNRLKEQWRRMKACTRAEMLDYQQRVQRFGQEVADRKKPSQFTFEIWEFMQEAKKVCKNELMDDVDYSKMKLSLEENLPQGVSIKECSDENDDESSSMWDKTSQNICEVQIKEDSQDEMDDYDKGSAAKYPRLRGLSSTSTPFGTASAAAEAAHSRFNELLATSFANRLANEHHHHHHLGNSGSAAGNHNNNNNNNNNTASAHKLLESLDAYNRAAAAGFGNDSTGLADLSHGASVSGSNFSAMDLNNTLEALNLLKTRFNRMGDLGHWKNAFQEAQNLSTVNHAPDSPTGHSNAQNTLQGLANGGTNEATGLMHDDAENVLPRACTPVPGMVGSNGTSRTLSKLLETHHQAEHDLRMEILRTDLETAKINKETAELNRKLALQKLQLGEDSNNVSNGSSTDRREEVNDDVVVEVDGSASDPAVSIPQSSRLTVRTSLGSAEGPPPMALSVSS from the exons ATGCTTCAAAGCAGTCTCGGACAGGCGCAACGCTTCAAGAAGCGCGAACGTACGCAAAACTGGGCGTAtgaggaaaaacatttcctgCTGGAGCTATGCCGGAAGGACATGCACATCATCGAGAACAAGCGGCTGGACAGTGCGCTGACGACGTTAAAGAACCGCGCATGGAAGATCATCCATCAGCAGTTTGCGATCGCATTCGGTACCGATCGAAACTGCAATCGGCTGAAGGAACAGTGGCGCCGAATGAAGGCCTGTACACGGGCGGAAATGCTTGACTATCAACAGCGGGTACAGCGCTTCGGACAGGAGGTGGCCGATCGGAAGAAACCGAGCCAGTTCACGTTCGAGATCTGGGAGTTTATGCAGGAAGCGAAGAAGGTATGCAAGAACGAGCTGATGGATGATGTGGACTACTCGAAGATGAAGCTTTCGCTAGAAGAGAACCTTCCGCAGGGCGTTTCGATCAAGGAGTGTAGCGATGAGAACGATGACGAGAGTTCCTCGATGTG GGACAAAACTTCGCAAAACATTTGCGAAGTGCAGATCAAGGAGGACTCGCAGGACGAAATGGATGATTACGATAAAGGCTCGGCGGCCAAGTACCCTCGACTGCGTGGCCTCTCGAGCACATCGACTCCGTTCGGAACCGCATCGGCGGCGGCGGAAGCAGCTCACAGCCGCTTTAACGAACTGCTGGCGACCAGCTTTGCGAACCGTCTGGCCAAcgagcaccaccaccatcaccatctggGCAACAGTGGCTCGGCCGCAGGAAACcacaacaataataacaacaacaacaacaatacggCTAGTGCGCACAAACTGCTTGAAAGTCTCGACGCGTACAAtcgggcggcggcggccggtTTTGGTAACGACTCGACGGGCCTGGCGGATCTTTCGCACGGGGCATCCGTTAGCGGGTCCAACTTTTCTGCGATGGACCTAAACAACACCCTCGAGGCGCTGAACCTGCTCAAAACCCGCTTCAACCGTATGGGTGACCTCGGGCATTGGAAGAACGCATTTCAGGAGGCACAGAACTTGAGCACAGTTAACCACGCACCGGATTCACCGACCGGTCATAGCAACGCACAAAACACCCTCCAAGGGCTCGCTAATGGAGGCACTAATGAAGCCACTGGTCTAATGCACGATGACGCAGAAAATGTCCTTCCCAGAGCTTGCACCCCAGTGCCTGGAATGGTTGGATCGAACGGAACCAGTAGGACGCTCTCAAAGTTGCTGGAAACGCACCACCAGGCGGAGCACGATTTGCGGATGGAGATACTGCGAACCGATCTCGAAACAGCTAAGATCAACAAAGAAACCGCCGAGCTGAATCGGAAGCTGGCTTTACAGAAACTTCAGCTGGGCGAGGACAGTAACAACGTCAGCAACGGTTCAAGCACCGACAGGAGAGAGGAAGTGAACGATGATGTGGTCGTCGAGGTAGATGGCAGTGCTTCCGATCCGGCAGTTTCCATTCCACAGAGCAGCAGATTGACCGTACGAACATCACTCGGAAGCGCAGAAGGACCTCCTCCGATGGCGTTATCCGTATCTTCGTGA